In Fusarium verticillioides 7600 chromosome 4, whole genome shotgun sequence, the following proteins share a genomic window:
- a CDS encoding scytalone dehydratase, with translation MVASRVDPADALQVAAITFDWGDSLDAKDWDRLASIVAPELVVDYTAVTGEKWDAMPDKDFVAMVSDPGFVGDPLVVSQHFIGASKYEALSDGRIIGTHQLRAAHQRYTGPDKKTVEAKGHCHAVMRHTYAKIDGEWKLAGLKPTMYWNEHDFSKIFKGSQ, from the exons ATGGTTGCTTCAAGAGTTGATCCCGCCG aTGCTCTTCAAGTTGCTGCAATCACTTTCGACTGGGGAGACAGCCTTGACGCAAAG GACTGGGATCGCTTGGCCAGCATCGTCGCCCCGGAACTAGTT GTTGATTATACCGCAGTGACCGGTGAGAAGTGGGATGCCATGCCGGACAAAGACTTTGTCGCCATGGTCTCAGACCCTGGATTTGTTGGTGACCCTCTTGTTGTCAGCCAACATTTCATCGGAGCTTCCAAATATGAAGCTCTCTCCGATGGCCGCATAATCGGTACTCATCAGCTCCGTGCTGCTCACCAGCGATACACAGGAcccgacaagaagacagtTGAGGCCAAGGGGCACTGCCATGCTGTTATGCGACATACTTATGCAAAGATCGATGGGGAATGGAAGTTGGCTGGTTTGAAGCCCACCATGTACTGGAATGAGCATGACTTTTCCAAGATTTTCAAAGGAAGCCAGTAA